From Anabaena cylindrica PCC 7122, one genomic window encodes:
- a CDS encoding Cas10/Cmr2 second palm domain-containing protein, translated as MSKYIATVIDTTGIQPYIFGSNRLRENIGASYLVEQATNGWVKCALRQIFGENVYIPEPEQEEKCIEHDNLDAELVYTGGGNAVILFKGREDKKSAIRFTKRLSKRVLQEAPGLKIVVAHSEPFEWGNKLSGIVDSLMKKLERKKREYNPSVPLLGLGVTANCLSTGLSAVDTSDRYSVPTSYPVSREIVEKLRAVDPKNKAPANQELNDTIFKNLPLGNYIVPYDIDDLGRTEGKISYMAIVHADGNGMGDRFKEHGRKCKTDREYITAMRELSKTVNQAGVNALKKVAQRVIHLADGKLQEQFAITERNGEKYLPFRPIVYGGDDVTFVCDGRLGLSLAALYLKEFEAQKVADGKDLTACVGIAIVKTHYPFARAYQLSESLCKKAKNFVRSEKEELKILDFSALDWHIAPSGLLGSISDIRQREYQVAEGNLTMRPLYLHSDSDWRNWDDFSEVVNKFNTDSDWSRNKVIALREQLRQGSEKTKQFLQVYGLNENYLPQFGKAKSDDLYQSGWIDHRTNTKVCGYFDAIEAMEFHIPLKEKSDGDLLSENATFE; from the coding sequence ATGAGTAAATACATAGCAACTGTAATTGATACAACAGGAATACAACCATATATTTTTGGCAGTAATCGTTTACGAGAAAATATAGGTGCATCGTATTTAGTAGAACAAGCAACAAATGGTTGGGTTAAGTGCGCTTTACGCCAAATATTTGGAGAAAATGTGTATATTCCTGAACCGGAACAAGAAGAAAAATGTATTGAACACGATAATCTTGATGCTGAATTAGTCTATACCGGAGGTGGTAATGCAGTTATTCTTTTCAAAGGCAGAGAAGATAAAAAAAGTGCTATTAGATTTACTAAAAGATTGAGCAAAAGAGTATTGCAAGAAGCACCAGGCTTAAAAATTGTAGTAGCTCACAGTGAACCCTTCGAGTGGGGAAACAAACTATCAGGAATTGTTGATAGTTTGATGAAGAAATTAGAGCGAAAAAAACGCGAATATAATCCTTCTGTCCCTTTGCTAGGTCTGGGAGTTACAGCTAACTGTCTTTCTACTGGATTATCTGCTGTAGATACTAGCGATCGCTACAGTGTACCCACTAGCTATCCAGTCTCCAGAGAAATCGTTGAAAAGCTTAGAGCCGTTGACCCTAAAAATAAAGCTCCAGCGAATCAAGAACTAAACGATACTATATTTAAAAATTTGCCGCTAGGCAATTATATAGTCCCTTATGATATCGATGATTTAGGTCGGACTGAGGGTAAAATTAGTTACATGGCTATAGTTCACGCTGATGGTAACGGGATGGGCGATCGCTTTAAAGAACATGGTAGGAAATGTAAAACGGACCGTGAGTATATTACTGCCATGCGTGAACTATCTAAAACTGTGAATCAGGCAGGTGTTAATGCTTTAAAAAAAGTTGCCCAAAGAGTTATCCACTTAGCAGATGGTAAATTACAGGAGCAGTTTGCAATTACAGAAAGAAATGGGGAAAAGTATCTGCCTTTTCGTCCAATAGTTTATGGTGGTGATGACGTTACGTTTGTATGTGATGGACGCTTAGGATTATCGTTAGCAGCACTTTACCTGAAGGAATTTGAAGCTCAAAAAGTAGCAGATGGAAAAGATTTAACAGCCTGTGTAGGAATAGCAATTGTCAAAACACATTATCCATTTGCCAGAGCATATCAATTAAGTGAATCGCTTTGCAAAAAAGCTAAAAACTTTGTGCGTTCTGAAAAAGAAGAACTTAAAATATTAGATTTTTCTGCACTTGACTGGCACATTGCTCCTAGCGGACTGTTAGGTTCAATCAGCGATATCCGTCAACGAGAATATCAAGTTGCTGAAGGAAATCTTACCATGCGACCTTTGTACTTACACTCTGATAGTGATTGGCGCAATTGGGATGATTTTTCTGAAGTGGTTAATAAATTTAACACAGACTCAGACTGGAGCCGTAATAAAGTGATAGCTTTGCGAGAACAGTTACGGCAAGGTTCAGAAAAAACCAAACAATTTTTACAGGTTTATGGTTTAAATGAGAACTATTTACCCCAATTTGGCAAAGCAAAATCTGACGACCTGTATCAATCTGGTTGGATTGATCACAGAACAAATACGAAAGTCTGTGGCTATTTTGATGCTATTGAAGCAATGGAATTTCACATTCCTTTAAAGGAGAAAAGCGATGGAGATTTATTATCTGAAAATGCTACTTTTGAGTGA
- a CDS encoding RAMP superfamily CRISPR-associated protein, with amino-acid sequence MEIYYLKMLLLSDTTFGRGDGVAGLIDQEVEHDANGFPYLRGRTLKGLLSEECDNLIAVLSEPPPSRWQKAAEHLFGIPGSTLETISKMHVGDACLPQDLRKAVKLQLDQEQQRESRGQERRFTEVDVLTSLTTIRRQTAIDPEDGAPVEHSLRSSRVILRDLCFTAPLLFEKKPAADMLALLAVSILALQRVGSGRNRGRGHVRCTLHDSIGEEITQEHFRYFEQETRK; translated from the coding sequence ATGGAGATTTATTATCTGAAAATGCTACTTTTGAGTGATACAACCTTTGGGCGTGGTGATGGAGTAGCAGGTTTAATCGATCAAGAAGTAGAGCATGACGCTAACGGATTTCCCTACTTACGTGGACGTACTTTAAAAGGCTTGTTGAGTGAAGAATGCGACAATTTGATTGCTGTGCTTTCTGAACCACCGCCTTCCCGTTGGCAAAAAGCCGCCGAACATTTATTTGGTATACCTGGTAGCACCCTAGAAACTATTTCTAAGATGCACGTTGGTGATGCTTGTTTACCCCAAGACTTGCGAAAGGCTGTAAAACTTCAACTTGACCAAGAACAGCAAAGAGAAAGCAGAGGTCAGGAACGAAGATTCACAGAAGTAGACGTTCTTACTTCTCTTACCACTATTCGCCGTCAAACTGCTATTGACCCTGAAGATGGCGCACCAGTTGAACATAGCTTACGCTCTAGTCGGGTTATTTTGCGAGATTTATGTTTTACCGCACCATTGTTATTTGAAAAAAAACCAGCAGCAGATATGTTAGCACTCTTAGCAGTTAGCATATTAGCACTGCAAAGAGTTGGTAGCGGACGTAACCGGGGTCGGGGTCATGTTCGTTGCACGCTACATGACTCAATTGGTGAAGAAATTACTCAAGAGCATTTTCGTTATTTTGAGCAGGAAACCAGGAAATGA
- a CDS encoding Card1-like endonuclease domain-containing protein → MSISELDKYKVDHLFLLIGENPLPNYITAQILLKDGGTVYLVHSTDTTSKAASLERMLKAVNVKPISLGRQEANSCVIQDKIQTEVKNILKKHPNHTFGLNYTGGTKAMSVHSYRALFDISEVSNPVFSYLDARSLQMLIEREDDTPKSEIIKIQVKLEELFNLHELPWKKNKRPNPKPVLHDAAQEFLNAYLSVTPRNTDNTAEQWWKWCKTQLHPQTKDKYGFWYPETELMKISGITLDGAPENIKNILHQYQMLNSKGELDMQASKNQGFGELSDFCAWLSGVWLEHYVLHQIKNISANFLSIHESAMSFHIDDPNNRDDRYDRFEFDVAFMRDYQLFALSCTTAGDKSTCKQKLFEAHLRARQLGGDEARVGLVCFHNNPERVKRDLEATIRDKKIVVFGSPDLKPDKFVKKMQQWIHDNSPIL, encoded by the coding sequence ATGAGTATATCTGAATTAGATAAGTACAAAGTTGACCATCTGTTTTTGTTGATAGGTGAAAATCCTTTACCTAACTACATTACAGCCCAAATACTGCTGAAAGATGGTGGTACTGTTTACTTAGTACACAGTACAGATACAACTAGTAAAGCTGCTTCTTTGGAAAGAATGTTAAAGGCTGTAAATGTCAAACCAATTTCATTGGGCAGACAAGAGGCTAACTCCTGTGTTATTCAAGACAAAATTCAAACCGAAGTAAAAAATATTTTAAAAAAGCATCCAAATCATACTTTTGGTTTGAATTATACAGGTGGGACAAAAGCGATGTCTGTACATAGCTATCGTGCTTTATTTGATATATCAGAAGTTAGCAACCCTGTATTTAGTTATCTAGATGCGCGAAGTTTACAAATGCTAATAGAACGAGAAGATGATACTCCAAAAAGTGAAATAATAAAAATCCAAGTCAAATTAGAAGAACTTTTTAATTTGCACGAGTTGCCTTGGAAAAAAAACAAACGGCCTAATCCTAAACCAGTTCTACATGATGCTGCACAGGAGTTTCTTAATGCTTATTTATCTGTTACTCCAAGAAATACAGATAATACAGCAGAACAATGGTGGAAATGGTGTAAAACTCAACTACATCCTCAAACTAAAGATAAATATGGTTTCTGGTATCCTGAAACAGAACTTATGAAGATATCTGGAATTACTTTAGATGGAGCGCCAGAGAATATCAAAAACATTTTGCATCAGTATCAAATGTTAAATTCAAAAGGCGAACTAGATATGCAAGCATCTAAAAACCAAGGATTTGGTGAATTAAGCGATTTTTGTGCTTGGTTAAGTGGCGTTTGGCTTGAACATTATGTTCTACATCAGATCAAAAATATATCTGCAAATTTCCTCTCTATTCATGAAAGTGCAATGTCTTTTCATATTGACGATCCAAACAATAGAGATGATAGGTACGATAGGTTTGAATTTGATGTTGCTTTCATGCGAGATTATCAGCTATTTGCCTTGTCCTGTACCACTGCTGGTGATAAATCCACTTGTAAACAAAAGCTATTTGAAGCTCACTTAAGAGCCAGACAACTAGGTGGAGATGAAGCGCGAGTAGGATTAGTTTGTTTTCATAATAATCCTGAGAGAGTAAAGCGTGATTTAGAAGCTACTATAAGAGATAAAAAAATTGTAGTTTTTGGCTCTCCAGACTTGAAACCTGATAAATTTGTCAAAAAAATGCAGCAGTGGATTCATGATAATAGCCCAATACTTTAA
- a CDS encoding TIGR03985 family CRISPR-associated protein, protein MNILFTTTPSPNILQQLANGSLDQGHNLTRAIRLWVLLHWLYSDQGQAAIGDTFTYTDWRQAFFTKTHKDEKQTDIINHQDPDCACLKTTRQWLVELEVSIDEWQNSLQQHIPVYNSDLEKLVEEILKERLFAQVRKSLQSDLDLLVSKNCLQRVDNVPGRSKYYRRVDVLPLSTTSDNCGYETSLSNKKQAYLAGTLGMFSFLDPSLPLLAEEISEEEIDEDNHRVFLYADYVVPESSPIQDAVDEIQSDLQDIWDSGKIQPLLLTYHSAHQNQIYECVVYPVCIYFMERAKYLCAYGKTPKGDINWYKYRLDRIISQRLEILDWEDNRIPQLLRDKYKENQLPTPKTVNMKLKDAWGCDFYKEKTLMILRFEKNFHQNYIQGINIHQTFRAINYEKAKILIRQNTPNSLHQHILPILDSRSNHDAYYQVYYRNTDYYVIRWLRALGSKVEVLLPWELRQEMLLELQNTWNLYK, encoded by the coding sequence GTGAATATACTTTTTACTACTACTCCATCACCCAACATCTTACAGCAGTTAGCCAATGGATCTCTGGATCAAGGTCACAACCTCACTCGTGCTATTAGGCTGTGGGTATTGTTACATTGGTTATATAGTGATCAAGGACAAGCTGCTATTGGTGACACCTTTACTTACACTGACTGGCGACAAGCTTTCTTTACCAAAACCCACAAGGATGAAAAACAAACCGATATCATTAACCATCAAGACCCTGACTGTGCTTGTCTCAAAACCACCCGACAATGGTTAGTAGAATTGGAAGTATCTATAGATGAATGGCAAAATTCTTTACAACAACATATACCAGTATATAATTCTGATTTAGAAAAACTTGTAGAAGAAATCCTCAAGGAACGCTTATTTGCTCAAGTTCGCAAATCACTTCAAAGCGACTTAGATTTATTAGTCAGTAAAAACTGCTTGCAACGAGTAGATAATGTTCCTGGTAGAAGCAAATATTACCGTCGAGTAGATGTATTACCACTTTCTACTACATCAGACAATTGTGGGTATGAAACAAGTTTAAGTAATAAAAAACAAGCCTATTTAGCTGGAACGTTGGGGATGTTTAGTTTTCTTGACCCTAGTTTACCATTACTAGCCGAAGAAATCTCTGAAGAGGAAATAGATGAAGACAATCATCGAGTTTTTTTATATGCTGATTATGTAGTACCTGAATCAAGTCCAATACAAGATGCAGTAGATGAAATTCAAAGTGATTTACAGGATATTTGGGATTCAGGAAAAATTCAACCTTTACTTTTAACTTATCATAGCGCCCATCAAAATCAAATTTATGAATGTGTTGTTTATCCAGTTTGCATCTACTTCATGGAACGCGCTAAATATCTATGTGCCTATGGTAAAACCCCTAAAGGTGATATTAACTGGTACAAATATCGTTTAGATAGAATAATTTCCCAGCGATTAGAAATTTTAGATTGGGAAGACAATCGTATTCCCCAACTATTAAGAGACAAATATAAAGAGAATCAACTACCAACTCCTAAAACAGTAAATATGAAATTAAAAGATGCTTGGGGGTGTGATTTTTATAAAGAAAAAACATTGATGATATTGCGCTTTGAAAAAAACTTCCATCAAAATTACATCCAAGGAATCAACATCCACCAAACATTTAGAGCTATTAACTATGAAAAGGCAAAAATACTAATTAGACAAAACACACCCAATTCACTACATCAGCATATTTTACCAATTCTTGATTCTCGCTCAAATCATGATGCTTATTACCAGGTTTATTATCGAAATACCGATTATTATGTAATTAGATGGTTACGAGCTTTAGGATCAAAAGTTGAAGTCTTACTACCTTGGGAATTAAGACAAGAAATGCTGCTAGAACTCCAAAATACTTGGAATTTGTATAAATAG
- a CDS encoding RAMP superfamily CRISPR-associated protein, which translates to MNREREGRHIIKRIIVRGVLVLDTPTCLGSGDAEGTTDMMLLLDSISDNPLLTGSSIAGALRNYLHEYECDYAKNESRDNIAAKLFGDLFAYKDERNKNEAEKIALREKDTQSPLIIHDAIGSTIHNVEIRDGVKIDGATGTASDKAKYDLELLPAGTKFSLNFELLIEKDKDENELKQALALALEGLKNGEIAIGMKKRRGFGRCHVDEWQVWEFDLTKHSERIAWLTFERPWGKPYATKLPSDKLLSNTHLQKLKVDKPDKRDRLFITAKFQLASPLLIRSGQYLIQNKCSPDVVHLHSYRKDKPEPVVSGTSLAGVLWHRAERIVNTLDKNLQIVYDLFGFVKEESKQAKASRLVIHESLIENTDEIVQSRIAIDRFTGGAYNGALFQEQPVFGISKKEDNQKNNKVKGKSTKSSNTSNHTAHIKLELELRQPKEYEIGLLLLLLKDLWTGDLPIGGTSSIGRGRLQGVEATIVWQQHKWLISEENQKLLVSKQEKEQMEEVVKKFLEQAP; encoded by the coding sequence ATGAATAGAGAACGGGAAGGACGACATATTATTAAGCGCATCATCGTGCGCGGTGTTTTGGTTCTGGATACACCAACTTGTTTGGGAAGTGGTGATGCTGAGGGTACTACGGATATGATGCTGTTGCTTGACAGTATTAGTGATAATCCTTTACTAACAGGTTCATCAATAGCTGGGGCTTTACGCAATTATTTACATGAATATGAGTGTGATTACGCAAAAAATGAAAGCCGTGATAATATAGCTGCAAAACTGTTTGGTGATTTATTTGCTTACAAGGATGAAAGGAATAAAAATGAAGCAGAAAAAATTGCATTAAGAGAAAAAGATACTCAAAGTCCTTTAATTATTCATGATGCAATAGGTAGCACTATTCACAATGTTGAAATACGAGATGGAGTCAAAATAGATGGTGCAACTGGTACTGCGTCTGACAAGGCAAAATACGACTTGGAACTCTTGCCAGCAGGGACTAAGTTTTCTTTGAACTTTGAGTTGTTAATTGAAAAAGATAAAGATGAGAATGAATTAAAACAAGCACTTGCTTTAGCTTTAGAAGGGTTAAAGAATGGTGAAATTGCTATTGGAATGAAAAAGCGACGGGGTTTTGGTCGCTGTCATGTAGATGAGTGGCAAGTTTGGGAATTTGATTTAACTAAACATAGCGAGCGCATTGCTTGGTTAACATTTGAAAGACCTTGGGGTAAACCTTATGCTACTAAATTACCAAGCGACAAACTATTGAGTAATACACACCTCCAGAAGCTAAAGGTAGATAAGCCAGATAAGCGCGATCGCCTCTTCATCACTGCCAAATTTCAATTAGCCAGCCCCTTACTCATTCGCTCTGGTCAATATTTAATTCAAAACAAATGTTCTCCCGATGTGGTGCATTTGCACTCCTATAGAAAAGACAAACCTGAGCCAGTTGTTTCTGGTACAAGTTTAGCAGGAGTGCTGTGGCATAGAGCCGAGAGAATAGTGAATACTTTAGATAAGAATTTACAAATTGTGTATGACCTATTTGGCTTTGTTAAAGAAGAAAGTAAACAAGCAAAGGCTAGTCGTTTAGTTATTCATGAAAGCTTGATAGAAAATACAGATGAAATTGTACAAAGCCGAATTGCTATTGACCGTTTTACAGGCGGAGCATATAACGGAGCATTGTTTCAGGAACAGCCTGTTTTTGGTATTTCTAAAAAAGAGGATAATCAAAAAAATAATAAAGTTAAAGGTAAGTCTACAAAAAGTAGTAATACAAGTAATCACACAGCACATATAAAACTAGAACTAGAACTACGTCAACCAAAGGAATATGAAATTGGGTTACTTCTGCTGCTGCTTAAAGATTTATGGACGGGTGATTTACCAATAGGTGGTACTAGCAGTATAGGGAGAGGACGTTTGCAGGGCGTTGAAGCAACTATAGTTTGGCAACAACACAAGTGGTTAATCTCTGAAGAAAACCAGAAATTACTAGTCAGTAAGCAGGAGAAAGAACAAATGGAAGAGGTTGTTAAAAAGTTTTTGGAGCAAGCACCATGA
- a CDS encoding RAMP superfamily CRISPR-associated protein has protein sequence MKAITFLLHTKQPLLATSLQGDPNSDVSFPYIPGSMIRGVLISRYLQRHSLKSTDDILDESKYPDIKRLFFNGNTRYLNAYLYDTEKQNRTLPVPCSWLKKKGDEISDSDDTTVYDFSYESPEEDISYKSLDEGFCTVNDQDVLLYKEKRRINIHNMRNRKKGRGDEGKGAIFRYEALDAEQYFQAVILCDNPDDIEKIKPLLEPQEMWLGGSQSAGYGHTQIIPIEEDEEYDYWDEVGIEAEDRNDRELIRITLLSDLILRDKWGHYVATPPNSTGDEINQKVESLTQILEELLDIKLEPQSSYTSSLIVGGFNRKWGLPLPQVPALAAGSVFVFKYNKQDGELDSEKIRLVENQGIGERRVDGFGRITINWLEEEAIFNACLPKRETNWDKPQLVPNSEDSQLAQKMAKRLLEQKLDSLILKKLNNSNCKLEPNRLSHSQLSRLMIVCRQALNEENKNPVIKLLENLPKNANRQFEGTKINHKQSFKTQIYEWLNNPNTWIDSSYLEVKVAGESVLLDLVEKLKLEYTLRLIIAVAKQAVKDKQDE, from the coding sequence ATGAAAGCAATTACTTTTTTACTACACACTAAACAACCATTGTTAGCAACTTCGCTTCAGGGAGACCCGAACAGTGATGTATCTTTTCCTTATATTCCAGGTAGCATGATTCGGGGAGTGTTGATTAGTCGCTATCTCCAACGTCACAGTTTAAAAAGTACAGATGATATTTTAGATGAATCAAAATATCCAGATATAAAGCGTTTATTCTTTAATGGTAATACCCGATATTTAAATGCTTATTTGTACGATACAGAAAAACAAAATCGCACTCTACCTGTACCCTGCTCTTGGTTAAAGAAAAAGGGTGATGAAATTTCCGATTCAGACGATACAACTGTTTATGATTTCAGTTACGAATCACCAGAAGAAGATATTTCATACAAATCACTAGATGAGGGTTTTTGCACTGTAAATGATCAAGATGTATTGCTTTACAAAGAAAAGCGACGCATCAATATTCATAATATGCGAAATCGCAAAAAAGGCAGAGGTGATGAAGGCAAGGGCGCAATATTTCGCTATGAGGCTTTAGATGCTGAACAATATTTCCAGGCTGTAATTCTCTGTGACAATCCTGACGATATAGAAAAAATTAAGCCGTTACTAGAACCACAAGAAATGTGGTTAGGCGGTTCTCAAAGTGCGGGATATGGACATACTCAGATTATTCCTATAGAAGAGGATGAAGAGTATGATTATTGGGACGAAGTGGGAATTGAGGCTGAAGACCGTAACGACAGAGAACTAATCCGTATTACTCTTCTCAGTGATCTAATTTTACGCGACAAATGGGGTCATTATGTTGCCACGCCACCAAATTCAACAGGAGATGAAATTAATCAAAAAGTTGAGTCATTAACTCAGATATTAGAAGAATTACTAGATATAAAGTTAGAACCACAATCTAGTTATACCAGTAGTCTTATTGTTGGGGGATTTAACCGTAAATGGGGATTACCTTTACCCCAAGTACCAGCTTTAGCAGCAGGTAGTGTTTTTGTATTTAAGTATAATAAACAAGATGGAGAACTAGATTCAGAAAAAATTCGTTTAGTAGAAAATCAAGGTATTGGTGAAAGGCGGGTTGATGGTTTTGGACGAATTACTATTAATTGGCTGGAGGAAGAAGCAATATTTAATGCTTGTTTACCAAAAAGAGAAACTAACTGGGATAAACCACAACTAGTCCCCAATTCAGAAGACAGTCAACTAGCTCAAAAGATGGCGAAGAGATTATTGGAACAAAAGCTAGATAGCCTAATTTTAAAGAAACTTAATAATTCTAATTGTAAACTCGAACCGAACAGACTTAGCCATAGCCAACTTTCGCGATTAATGATTGTATGTAGACAAGCTTTAAATGAGGAAAATAAAAATCCAGTTATTAAATTACTGGAAAATTTACCCAAAAATGCCAATAGGCAATTTGAAGGCACAAAAATTAATCATAAACAATCTTTCAAAACACAGATTTACGAATGGTTAAATAACCCAAATACTTGGATAGATTCAAGCTATTTAGAAGTTAAGGTTGCTGGTGAATCAGTTCTATTAGATTTAGTTGAAAAACTGAAGCTAGAATACACGCTACGGCTAATTATTGCAGTTGCCAAACAAGCAGTAAAGGATAAACAAGATGAATAG